The following are from one region of the Camelus dromedarius isolate mCamDro1 chromosome 16, mCamDro1.pat, whole genome shotgun sequence genome:
- the RANGRF gene encoding ran guanine nucleotide release factor isoform X2, translating into MEPTQDYPLFGGAFSATLPPGAIDVSDLRPVPDNQEVFCHRVTDQSLIVELLELQAHVQGEEAARYHFEDVAGVQEARAVQVEAVQPLPLENLALRGCCQEAWILSGKQQVAKENQQP; encoded by the exons ATGGAGCCCACGCAGGACTACCCACTGTTTGGGGGCGCCTTCTCAGCCACTCTCCCTCCCGGGGCCATTGACGTAAG CGACCTTCGACCAGTCCCGGACAATCAAGAAGTTTTCTGCCATCGCGTGACAGACCAGAGCCTGATCGTGGAACTTCTGGAGCTGCAGGCCCACGTGCAGGGTGAAGAGGCTGCTCG GTACCACTTTGAGGATGTTGCTGGGGTGCAGGAGGCTAGAGCTGTACAAGTGGAGGCTGTGCAGCCCCTCCCTTTGGAGAACCTGGCCCTGAGGGGCTGCTGTCAAGAAGCCTGGATCCTCTCTGGCAAGCAGCAGGTAGCGAAAGAAAACCAGCAG CCCTGA
- the RANGRF gene encoding ran guanine nucleotide release factor isoform X1 — translation MEPTQDYPLFGGAFSATLPPGAIDVSDLRPVPDNQEVFCHRVTDQSLIVELLELQAHVQGEEAARYHFEDVAGVQEARAVQVEAVQPLPLENLALRGCCQEAWILSGKQQVAKENQQVAKYVTLHQALLRLTQYQTDLLLTFNQPPPENRSSLGPENLSLLPWSLGDFEQLVTSLTLHDPNIFSPQ, via the exons ATGGAGCCCACGCAGGACTACCCACTGTTTGGGGGCGCCTTCTCAGCCACTCTCCCTCCCGGGGCCATTGACGTAAG CGACCTTCGACCAGTCCCGGACAATCAAGAAGTTTTCTGCCATCGCGTGACAGACCAGAGCCTGATCGTGGAACTTCTGGAGCTGCAGGCCCACGTGCAGGGTGAAGAGGCTGCTCG GTACCACTTTGAGGATGTTGCTGGGGTGCAGGAGGCTAGAGCTGTACAAGTGGAGGCTGTGCAGCCCCTCCCTTTGGAGAACCTGGCCCTGAGGGGCTGCTGTCAAGAAGCCTGGATCCTCTCTGGCAAGCAGCAGGTAGCGAAAGAAAACCAGCAG GTAGCAAAGTATGTGACATTGCACCAGGCCTTGCTGCGGCTGACCCAATACCAGACTGATCTCTTGCTCACCTTCAATCAGCCCCC CCCTGAGAATAGGTCATCTCTTGGCCCTGAAAATCTGTCACTTCTGCCCTGGAGCCTGGGTGACTTTGAACAGCTGGTGACCAGTCTGACCCTTCACGATCCCAACATCTTTAGTCCccaataa
- the SLC25A35 gene encoding solute carrier family 25 member 35, whose protein sequence is MDFLMSGLAACGACLFTNPLEVVKTRMQLQGELQAPGTYQRHYRNVFHAFITISKVDGLAALQKGLAPALLYQFLMNGIRLGTYGLAEAGGYLHTAEGTHSPARSAAAGALAGVMGAYLGSPIYMVKTHLQAQAASEIAVGHQYKHQGMFQALTKIGQKHGLLGLWRGALGGLPRVIVGSSTQLCTFSSTKDLMTQWEIFPPQTWKVALAAAMVSGIAVVLAMTPFDVVSTRLYNQPTDAQGKGLMYRGLLDALLQTARTEGIFGMYKGIGASYFRLGPHTILSLFFWDQLRTLYYTYTK, encoded by the exons ATGGACTTCTTGATGAGTGGCCTGGCAGCCTGCGGAGCCTGTTTGTTCACCAATCCCCTGGAGGTGGTGAAGACTAGGATGCAGCTGCAGGGAGAACTGCAGGCCCCTGGCACCTACCAACGGCACTACCGAAACGTCTTCCATGCCTTCATCACCATCAGCAAGGTGGACGGCCTGGCTGCCCTGCAGAagggcctggcccctgccctcttATACCAGTTCCTGATGAACGGCATCCGGCTGGGCACCTACGGGCTGGCTGAAGCTGGGGGCTACCTGCACACAGCTGAAGGCACCCACAGCCCTGCCCGCAGTGCAGCAGCTGGGGCTCTAGCTGGGGTCATGGGAGCCTACTTGGGGAGCCCTATCTACATG GTGAAGACACACCTACAGGCACAGGCAGCCTCAGAAATTGCTGTAGGGCACCAGTATAAGCATCAG GGCATGTTTCAGGCGCTAACCAAGATTGGCCAGAAACATGGTCTGCTGGGGTTGTGGCGTGGGGCCCTGGGCGGCCTGCCCCGAGTTATCGTCGGTTCCTCCACCCAGCTGTGCACCTTCTCATCCACCAAGGACCTCATGACCCAGTGGGAG ATATTTCCTCCCCAGACCTGGAAGGTGGCTCTGGCGGCTGCCATGGTGAGTGGCATTGCGGTGGTCCTGGCCATGACACCCTTTGACGTGGTCAGCACAAGGCTCTACAATCAGCCCACAGATGCTCAGGGCAAG GGCCTCATGTACCGGGGGTTGCTGGACGCTCTGCTGCAGACGGCTCGGACAGAAGGCATTTTTGGCATGTACAAGGGCATAGGTGCCTCCTACTTCCGCCTTGGCCCCCacaccatcctctctctcttcttctgggaccagCTGCGCACGCTCTACTACACTTACACCAAATAA
- the PFAS gene encoding phosphoribosylformylglycinamidine synthase translates to MATARPPCRPRMQQPEPNSSLQQQSPAEMSSVLHFYVRPSGHEGAACGYTQRKLQEKLPELQDIKTELCYNVNWTVNSSPSAEELKKLTWLFGCPLLLDDVAQESWLLPGSSDLLLEVGPRLNFSTPTSTNIVSVCQAVGLGAVDRVERTRRYLLSFAHPPSAEMEAIALATLHDRMTEQHFPQPIQSFSLGCIQVPLGGPIDILAEGQSALEKANQELGLALDSWDLDFYTKRFQELQRNPSTVEVFDLAQSNSEHSRHWFFKGRLHVDGQELAHSLFESIMSTQASSNPNNILKFCDNSSAIQGKEVQFLRPEDPTRPSCFRQHQGLRHVVFTAETHNFPTGVAPFSGATTGTGGRIRDVQCTGHGAHVVAGTAGYCFGNLHIPGYSMPWEDSRLQYPENFARPLEIAIEASNGASDYGNKFGEPVLAGFARSLGLQLPDGQRREWIKPIMFSGGIGTMEAEHVSKEPPKPGMDVVKIGGPVYRIGVGGGAASSVQVQGDNASDLDFGAVQRGDPEMEQKMNRVIRACVEAPGGNPICSLHDQGAGGNGNVLKELSDPAGAIIYTSRFQLADPTLSALEIWGAEYQESNALLLRPPDRDFLSRVSARERCPVCFVGTITGDRRIVLVDDREFPGKRSDEGDAPPTPPSNPVDLDLDWVLGKMPQKEFFLQRSLPVLQPLALPAGLSVHQALTWVLRLPAVASKRYLTNKVDRSVGGLVAQQQCVGPLQTPLADVAVVALSHQALVGAATALGEQPVKSLLDPKAAARLAVAEALTNLVFALVTDLRDVKCSGNWMWAAKLPGEGAALADACEAMVAVMAALGVAVDGGKDSLSMAARVGSETVRAPGSLVISAYAVCPDITATVTPDLKHPKERGHLLYVPLSPGQHRLGGTALAQCFSQLGEQPPDLDLPENLVHAFSITQGLLKDRLLCSGHDVSDGGLITCLLEMAFAGNCGIEVDIPAPGVDALPVLFAEEPGLVLEVQKPDVAQVLTRYWDAGLHCLELGHTGDAGPHATVRVSVNGAVVLEEPVGQLRALWEETSFQLDRLQAEPHCVAEEEQGLRERTGPTYCLPPTFPKASVPHEPGGPTPRVAIFREEGSNGDREMADAFHLAGFEVWDVTMQDLSSGAIRLDTFRGVAFVGGFSYADVLGSAKGWAAAVTFNPQAGAELRHFRQRPDTFSLGVCNGCQLLALLGWVGGSPSEEAAETGHDSWPARPGLLLRHNVSGRYESRWSSVRVGTGPALMLRGMEGAVLPVWSSHGEGYMAFSSPELQAQMEARGLAPLHWADDDGNPTEQYPLNPNGSPRGVAGVCSPDGRHLALMPHPERSVRPWQWAWRPPPFDTLTTSPWLQLFINARNWTQEGSC, encoded by the exons ATGGCCACCGCGCGCCCGCCCTGCCGCCCCCGCATGCAGCAACCG GAACCCAACTCATCTCTCCAGCAACAGTCACCTGCAGAGATGTCCTCAGTCCTGCACTTCTATGTCCGTCCCTCTGGCCATGAGGGAGCAGCCTGTGGGTACACTCAGAGGAAGCTGCAAGAGAAACTGCCAGAGCTGCAGGATATCAAGACCGAGCTGTGCTACAATGTGAACTGGACAG TTAATTCTTCCCCAAGTGCTGAGGAACTGAAGAAGCTGACGTGGCTGTTTGGCTGCCCCTTGTTACTGGACGATGTCGCTCAGGAGTCCTGGCTCCTTCCCGGCTCCAGTGACCTGCTGTTGGAGGTCGGGCCCAG GCTGAACTTCTCCACCCCGACCTCCACCAACATCGTGTCAGTGTGccaggctgtggggctgggggctgtggaCCGCGTAGAGAGGACCCGGCGCTACCTGCTCTCG TTTGCCCACCCGCCTTCAGCTGAGATGGAGGCCATCGCGTTGGCCACCCTGCATGACCGGATGACAGAGCAGCACTTCCCCCAACCCATCCAGAGCTTCTCCCTTGGCTGCATCCAAGTCCCCCTAGGTGGCCCAATCGACATACTGGCCGAGGGCCAATCTGCCCTGGAGAAAGCCAACCAGGAGCTGG GTCTGGCCCTGGACTCTTGGGACCTGGATTTCTACACCAAGCGCTTCCAGGAGCTGCAGCGGAACCCCAGCACTGTGGAGGTCTTCGACTTGGCTCAGTCCAATAG TGAGCACAGCCGACACTGGTTCTTCAAGGGCCGACTCCACGTGGATGGGCAGGAGCTGGCACACTCTCTGTTTGAGTCCATCATGAGCACCCAGGCATCCTCCAACCCCAACAACATCCTCAAGTTCTGTGACAACAGCAG TGCAATCCAGGGGAAGGAAGTCCAATTCCTACGGCCTGAGGACCCCACACGGCCAAGCTGCTTTCGGCAACATCAGGGGCTGAGACATGTTGTCTTCACAGCAGAGACTCACAACTTCCCCACGG GAGTAGCCCCCTTCAGCGGTGCAACCACTGGCACAGGGGGCCGGATCCGAGATGTGCAGTGCACAGGCCACGGGGCCCACGTCGTGGCTGGCACTGCTGGCTATTGCTTCGGAAACCTGCACATCCCAG GTTACAGCATGCCCTGGGAGGATTCACGCCTCCAGTATCCTGAGAACTTTGCCCGACCCCTGGAGATTGCCATCGAGGCCAGTAATGGGGCTTCCGACTACGGCAACAAGTTTGGAGAACCAGTGCTGGCTG GCTTTGCCCGCTCCTTGGGCCTCCAGCTCCCAGACGGCCAGCGGCGTGAGTGGATCAAGCCCATCATGTTCAGTGGAGGCATTGGGACCATGGAAGCTGAGCACGTGAGCAAGGAGCCCCCAAAGCCAG GCATGGATGTTGTGAAGATTGGGGGTCCTGTCTATAGAATTGGAGTTGGGGGCGGAGCTGCTTCATCTGTGCAG GTGCAGGGAGACAATGCCAGTGACCTGGACTTTGGGGCTGTGCAGCGGGGAGACCCAGAGATGGAACAGAAGATGAACCGCGTGATCCGGGCTTGTGTAGAGGCTCCTGGCGGGAACCCTATCTGCAGCCTCCATGACCAGGGTGCCGGTGGCAACG GCAATGTCCTAAAGGAGCTGAGTGACCCAGCTGGAGCCATCATTTACACCAGCCGCTTCCAG CTTGCGGATCCGACCTTGAGTGCCCTGGAAATCTGGGGGGCCGAGTACCAGGAGTCGAATGCGCTTCTGCTGAGGCCCCCCGACCGGGACTTCCTGAGTCGTGTCAGCGCCCGGGAACGCTGCCCAGTTTGCTTTGTGGGCACCATCACCGGAGACAGGAGA ATAGTGCTGGTGGATGATCGGGAATTTCCTGGGAAAAGAAGTGACGAGGGGGATGCACCCCCAACACCTCCCTCAAACCCTGTGGACCTGGACCTGGACTGGGTGCTGGGCAAGATGCCACAGAAG GAGTTCTTCCTCCAGAGGAGTCTTCCTGTGCTGCAGCCTCTGGCCTTGCCCGCAGGGCTGAGCGTGCACCAGGCTCTGACGTGGGTTCTCAGGCTGCCTGCTGTGGCCAGCAAGCGCTACCTTACCAACAAG GTGGACCGCTCCGTGGGTGGCCTGGTGGCACAGCAGCAGTGTGTCGGACCCCTACAGACCCCTCTGGCAGACGTGGCGGTTGTGGCGCTGAGCCACCAGGCGCTCGTAGGGGCTGCCACAGCCCTGGGAGAGCAGCCAGTCAAGAGCCTGCTGGACCCCAAGGCTGCTGCCCGGCTGGCCGTGGCTGAAGCTCTCACCAACCTGGTGTTTGCTCTGGTCACTGACCTCCGG GATGTGAAATGCAGCGGGAACTGGATGTGGGCAGCTAAGCTCCCGGGGGAGGGTGCGGCTCTGGCTGACGCCTGTGAGGCTATGGTGGCAGTGATGGCGGCCCTGGGTGTGGCGGTGGATGGTGGCAAGGACTCCCTCAGCATGGCTGCCCGGGTTGGCTCTGAGACCGTGCGGGCTCCTG GGTCGCTGGTTATCTCAGCCTATGCTGTCTGTCCAGACATCACAGCCACTGTGACCCCAGACCTCAAGCATCCTAAAGAGAGAG gCCATCTGCTCTATGTGCCTCTGAGTCCTGGGCAGCACCGGCTGGGGGGCACAGCTCTGGCCCAGTGCTTCTCTCAGCTTGGTGAGCAGCCTCCCGACCTGGACCTTCCCGAGAACTTGGTGCACGCCTTCAGCATCACCCAGGGGCTGCTGAAAG acCGCCTCCTCTGCTCAGGCCATGACGTCAGTGACGGGGGTCTCATCACCTGCCTGCTAGAGATGGCCTTTGCTGGGAATTGTGGGATAGAGGTGGACATACCTGCCCCTGGGGTTGATG CACTGCCTGTGCTGTTTGCTGAGGAGCCAGGCCTAGTGCTGGAGGTGCAGAAGCCAGATGTGGCCCAAGTGCTGACTCGTTACTGGGATGCCGGCCTCCACTGCCTGGAGCTGGGCCACACGGGCGATGCCGGGCCCCATGCCACG GTCCGGGTGTCAGTGAACGGCGCTGTGGTTCTGGAGGAGCCTGTCGGGCAGCTCCGAGCCCTCTGGGAGGAGACCAGTTTCCAGCTGGACCGGCTGCAGGCAGAGCCACACTGTGTGGCAGAGGAAGAACAGGGGCTGAGGGAGCGGACAGGGCCCACCTACTGCCTGCCCCCTACCTTCCCCAAAGCTTCTGTGCCTCACGAGCCTG GTGGCCCCACCCCCCGAGTCGCCATTTTTCGAGAAGAGGGCAGTAATGGAGACCGGGAGATGGCCGATGCCTTCCACTTGGCTGGGTTTGAG GTGTGGGATGTGACCATGCAGGACCTCTCCTCTGGAGCAATCAGGCTGGACACATTCCGCGGGGTGGCCTTTGTGGGCGGCTTCAGCTATGCGGACGTCCTTGGCTCTGCTAAAG GGTGGGCAGCTGCTGTGACGTTTAACCCACAGGCCGGGGCTGAGCTGAGGCACTTCCGGCAGCGGCCAGACACCTTCAGCCTGGGCGTGTGTAACGGCTGTCAGCTGCTGGCTCtgctgggctgggtgggaggcAGTCCCAGTGAGGAGGCAGCAGAGACGGGCCATGATTCCTGGCCAGCCCGGCCCGGCCTCCTGCTGCGCCACAACGTGTCTGGGCGTTATGAGTCTCGCTGGTCCAGCGTGCGTGTGGGCACCGGGCCCGCCCTGATGCTGCGAGGGATGGAGGGTGCTGTGCTGCCTGTGTGGAGCTCTCATGGGGAAG GTTACATGGCGTTTTCTTCTCCAGAACTCCAAGCCCAGATGGAGGCCAGGGGCTTGGCCCCGCTGCACTGGGCAGACGATGACGGGAACCCCACAGAGCAGTACCCCCTGAATCCCAACGGGTCCCCAAGGGGTGTGGCTGGTGTCTGCTCCCCTGATGGCCGCCACCTGGCTCTCATGCCTCACCCTGAGCGGTCTGTGAGGCCTTGGCAGTGGGCATGGCGACCCCCTCCATTTGACACTCTGACTACCTCCCCCTGGCTCCAGCTCTTCATCAATGCCCGAAACTGGACCCAGGAAGGAAGCTGCTGA